The following is a genomic window from Sedimenticola thiotaurini.
CTTCGGGAAAGTTGAACGGTGACCCGAAGTGGTTGGTGCCGCCGTTGACATCGGTCTCCAGGTTGGCCAGGTTCCAGGCGTCGTGCTTCCACCAGAGGCGCCCCTCCGGGCGGCTGTTGCCCAGTCCGAAGATGCCCGCGCCGGAGGCAAATACCGAGTAGGCGCCACCGGAAGCCTTGGGGTCATCTTTCTGCCCCAGCCAACGGGCCATTTTCGAAGACGCCCGGCTGAGGAAGTTCTCCTCCCTGCCGGTGATGCGGCGCAGGATCTGGGAGACCCGGCTCTCCTCCTGGTTGAACAGGCCGGACCAGTTGGAGTTCATGCCCTTGTGCAACGGCTCGTTATAGAGCAGCTGGGTGGTCCACTCGATGGTGTGGATCTTGGCGATCTCGGCGGATATCACCAGCCGGGCGGCCTGGAACAGCCGTTCATCCGTCACCTCCCTGTAGCTAATGACCTGTTCCGGCTGGTCCGGGTTGCGCAGTCCCGAGTCGGCGTCCGGACTCTGTTGTTGCAGCGTGCGGAAATGGTCGACAAAGTAGTTGTGCTCGCGGCTGAACAGGTTGTGATAGAAGCTGAGGCCGATGTTCCAGTTGTCCGGAAAAGCGACCGCCTCCTGGCCCAGCCACTGGGGCTGCACCGGGCAGTCGGCGCTGTAGGACGGGCAATCTTCCAGCAGCGGCAGGTAGTTGTCGGGCAACAGCAGCTTGGCCGGATCGGCCGGATCCCGTGTCACCCGCCGCAATGACACCTCATCGTAACCGTAGATCTGCGAGGCGTCCCACCAGGCGGTGACATGGTTGCCGGTGGTTTTGTAGGCCCGCTTCAGATACGACTTGCCGGCAAAGCTGAAGCTCTCCGGGTCATCGGTTTCGGCATACAGCGAAGGTTGCAGCCGGTCATCGGGCCGACAGCCCAGCGCCCGGGCCTGGTCTGACTCACAACCGGCGGAGACCAGCTTGTCCTGGTTGAGTCCCTCCACCGTGTGGGAGAACCAGTCGTGGGTCATGAACTGAATCCAGAATGCCGCCAGCACATTGAAGTAGGGGGCCTTCAGGTAGTCGCAATGGGCCGCGGTGGAGTAGTCGCTGTCCCCCAGCCCCTGGTTGCATCCGTTACCCGCTGTCTGCTCCCGGGTAAACAGTCTGCGGCTGAGCAGCTGCGGGTCCGGTTTCATCAGGTCGAGGCGGCCGGCGTGGCGATTGCGGGTCAGTTCGGTTTTTTCCAGGCGGGGAAAGGTCTCTTCAAACGGGGCGTTACGGGCAAACGGCATGCCGGTTGCTCCCATCATGGGATTAACCAGATCGTTACAGATGCCGCTCAGGGTGCGGTAAGTGATCAATTCACCGTTGCACAGCTGCTTACCGTCACCGCCGACCGTCGCATAGGCGGGATGATCAGCCGGCAGCCGCATCTGTGGCCACACCTTGGTGGCGGCCCGTGACGGGTCGGTGACAAACTGCTGATAGGTGTCCTGGTCGAACAGATTGAACTTGATCAGTTCGATGCGCTGGTATTCCAGGTCCATCAGGGCACCATCGACGCCTCGACCATCCGGATAGAGATGTTCGCCCAGGCGGGTAACCGCCTCGTCACCCTGGTGTCTGCTCTGCTGATCACCGGTGGCGTAGTAGTTCTGCCAGTCGACCCAGGGAGTGCTGCGATACTGCGCCGCCTTGTCGCCACCGCGACAGCGGGCCGTGTCCTGTTCCACTTTGCCTAAAAATCGTCGGGAGGGGTCATCGGCTATCTCCAGTAATCCGGAGGACGCCATGCGCAGGCAGGCCTGGGTATCACTGTCGGCAGAGACCGGCAGACTGTAGAGTGAGAGTACACTCAGCAACAGGCCGTTGTTGAGTACGGGTATTCTGTACCACCGGTGCGGCTTCATGGGTCCCCCTTAAATCCTTTAAGCTAAGGGAATATTTCCGGGTCACCTGCAATCCAAACCCAACCTGTTTTCTTGTTGTGTCTGTACCAGCATAGTTTATTGTGACAAATATCATAGTCTGGAAAGGCCAGTCCGTTGCGCGGGCGGCTTGGGCGGGGCTTCTGCGGAAGGGGGAATGGTAGTAAGGCCCCTGTTCCACAGGGCGATCAGTGCTCCACGTCGTAGATCAGGTCCATGCTCTGACTGCTGCCGGACTCCACTTCCAGACGTAGTCGCTCACTCAGTCGGTAACGGGTGATCAGGGCACCCTGATTGTCAAACAGGCCGACGGCATAACTGACATAGAGATCGGGGGAGAGGTATTTGCCCAACAGCAGGGAAGTCTCTTCCAGTG
Proteins encoded in this region:
- a CDS encoding peroxidase family protein, producing the protein MKPHRWYRIPVLNNGLLLSVLSLYSLPVSADSDTQACLRMASSGLLEIADDPSRRFLGKVEQDTARCRGGDKAAQYRSTPWVDWQNYYATGDQQSRHQGDEAVTRLGEHLYPDGRGVDGALMDLEYQRIELIKFNLFDQDTYQQFVTDPSRAATKVWPQMRLPADHPAYATVGGDGKQLCNGELITYRTLSGICNDLVNPMMGATGMPFARNAPFEETFPRLEKTELTRNRHAGRLDLMKPDPQLLSRRLFTREQTAGNGCNQGLGDSDYSTAAHCDYLKAPYFNVLAAFWIQFMTHDWFSHTVEGLNQDKLVSAGCESDQARALGCRPDDRLQPSLYAETDDPESFSFAGKSYLKRAYKTTGNHVTAWWDASQIYGYDEVSLRRVTRDPADPAKLLLPDNYLPLLEDCPSYSADCPVQPQWLGQEAVAFPDNWNIGLSFYHNLFSREHNYFVDHFRTLQQQSPDADSGLRNPDQPEQVISYREVTDERLFQAARLVISAEIAKIHTIEWTTQLLYNEPLHKGMNSNWSGLFNQEESRVSQILRRITGREENFLSRASSKMARWLGQKDDPKASGGAYSVFASGAGIFGLGNSRPEGRLWWKHDAWNLANLETDVNGGTNHFGSPFNFPEEFPSVYRLHALVPDLIEFRDANAPNRITHHIPVAATVRKDATAQMHQGGMANWGLSMGRQRLGLLQLRNSPLFLQNLPMPHLASESRKLDIIALDILRDRERGIPRFNEFRRQIGLKTLTSFDDFVDHRLAENDPWRQHQQETVKRLREIYGTHSCDAGKIISTAQRNEDGSFINDCHGQPDGSVVDNIEDVDNIVGWMAEYTRPHGFAISETQFHIFIVNASRRLFSDRFFTSSFRPEFYSRPGYDWIMHNGPLQECPYPVSKRVDGSQACLEPEPVNGHEVTVSPLKRLLIRNIPGIRDELMQVRNAFDPWARERGSYYNIAWKPRPGAETDPAFSSEP